Sequence from the Nitrospirota bacterium genome:
ACACAGCCTGTTTGGTCAACGCAGGACTCCATATCGCGGAATTCTTTGCCGAAGAGTCATGCGGTCAGTGTCCTCCCTGTAAGATGGGAGGGAGGCATCTCGCGGATTTACATCAGAAGATTGAATCGGGCAAAGGGGAAGGTGAGGACCTTCAGTCGATTGAACAGATCTGCGGCGTGGTGAAAGGCCGGGGGTACTGTAGTTTAATCACAGGCGCTGCAGTTACTGTTGAGAGCCTGGTGAGAAATTTCAGAAACGAATACGAAGACCATATCAAAACAGGGGAGTGTCATTTAAAAGATGCAAAGATTATGCAGAACATTTCCTGATCCATTTTTCAACGGCCGGGGGCAAACAAAACATCTCTTGATTTAACCTGATCGGGATGATATATTTTGAAAGTAACATATTAAAGCGGGAGGTAAACGATTCATGGTAACTTTGACTGAAAAAGCGAGTGAAAAAGTAAAAGAGCTCCTTGCGGCCGAGCAAAAGTCGGGATATGGCCTGAGAATAAATGTGAGTGGCGGCGGCTGCAGCGGATTTCAATATGGAATGGATTTTGAGGAAAAAGCAAACGCCGGAGACCAGGTCATCGAGGCTCACGGGGTAAAGCTGTTCGTGGATGCTCAAAGTGTTCCTTTTCTCGAAGGTGTGCAGGTCGATTATGTCGATACCGTTCAAGGCGCCGGTTTCGCCATTCAAAACCCCAATGCTAAATCTTCTTGCGGTTGCGGAAAATCATTTAGCTCTTAAACCGCAGTAATCAAAACAACCCGGACGGGCCTCTGAATAAAATAAGAGAAGCAACTGGCTTTGCCAGTGACGGACTTGGGAATGGTCGTAGTTAGACCGAGCGGAACGCGGGGTTCGGGGGCTTAAAAAACTTAGCTTCGCTGCGGGATCGCTCGCGAGCAAGCTTTGTGGGACGGGCCCCTGAATAAAATAAGAGAAGCAACTAGCTTTGCTAGTGCGGAACGCGGGGTTCGGGGGCATTGAGAGTGAATTTCTCGAAGGCCCCTGAATATAATGAAGAGGATTATGGCGAGTTTAAGGTATAAAGTGGGCAGCTTCATTGACGAAACGTCAATTGTGGATTCCTTCAATGATTCAGGTCTCAAAGAATGGAACCACTCCAATGAGGATATGCTCAGAGATTTTGGAAAAGCATTATATGACATCATCCTGTTAAATTCTGTCGAGCAGGATGGTTTTATTACCTGGAACTAAATTTGACTTAATAAAAAGGTATTCACATGAAGCCCAAGCCTTTTTATTCAGGCGGGGAATGGATTACCTCGTCTCAAACGATTGAGGTAATCGACCCCTACCATCGCAAATCCATCGCTTCTGTATCCTTAGCCTCTTCCGATCAGGTCGCTCTTGCCATAGACCAGACCGTCTCATCTTTTCAAAAGACAAAAAAATTAGATTCAAATGTCCGCTCGGAAATCCTTCATCAGATTTCGGATGAAATTGCCCATCGAAAAGACGAGTTTGCCAAAACCATCTCTTTAGAAGCGGGAAAGCCGATTACCGATGCCAGAGTGGAAGTAGACCGGGCAATTTTCACCTTCCAAACCGCGGCCGAAGAAGCCAAACGGATCGGGGGAGAGGTGATTCCGTTAGACCTTCTCAAAGGATTCGAGAAAAGGTTTGGGATGACCCGCCGTTTTCCCCTGGGCCCGATTTTGGCCATTACCCCCTTTAATTTTCCTTTAAACCTGGTGGCCCATAAATTAGCGCCGGTCATTGCCGCCGGAAACAGCGTATTGTTAAAGCCTGCTGATAAAACCCCTTTAACATCTCTATTATTGGCCGACGTTATTTCAAAAACGGCGCTCCCTCCAGGGGCTATCAATGTGGTCCCCTGCGAAGTCGAGGATATCCAGCAGGCGGTTTTGGACGACCGGATTAAAATGCTGACCTTTACCGGCAGCGGCAAAGTAGGGTGGGCCTTAAAAGAAAAATCAGGGAAAAAGAAGGTTGTTTTGGAATTAGGGGGCAACGCGGGGGTGATGGTCCATCACGACGCCGATCTCGATTATGCGGTTTCTCGTTGCGTGGCGGGAGGTTTTTCCTATGCGGGCCAATCCTGTATTTCGGTCCAGAGAATTTATGTCCATCAGAAAATTTATGACCTTTTTCTCGCTAGGATGGTTGAAAAAGTAAAAGCCCTTAAAACCGGGGACCCCTCCCTTGAAACGACACAGGTGGGCCCGTTGATTAATCACACCGCCCTGGAAAAAACCGGGAGCTGGGTAAAGGAAGCGGTTAAAGAAGGGGCACAATGTTTGACCGGGGGGAAAGCGGAAGGGACGGTCTTTTTACCGACGGTTTTAACCAAAACAACCCCTGAAATGAAGGTCAATTGCGATGAAGTCTTTGCTCCCATCGTGACCGTAGAGCCTTATCAGGAAGTCGATCAGGCTCTAATAGAGCTCAATCGATCCAGTTTCGGGTTGCAGGCAGGGTTATTTACCCGGAACATCGATCACATCTTCAAGGCTTTTCAGGAGCTTGAAGTTGGCGGTCTTCTGGTCAACGATGTTCCTACCTTTAGAATGGACCATATGCCCTATGGCGGGATTAAAGATTCCGGGTTGGGCCGGGAAGGTCTAAAATACGCCATCGAAGAAATGACCGAATTAAAGCTCCTGGCCTTTAATTTTCCCTGAAAACTCCCTTCATTTTTATTAAATGGATTGACTTATACGCCATAAATAAGGTAAATAAATACTCTTTTGCCACCTAACTGAAGAGTCCCTGTTTTTCCTGACCGATGATTGATATTAAAATTTTAAGAGAACAACCTGAATTTGTCGTGGAACGGATGAAAGCCCGTGAAATTCAGTTTGATTTAGCCGCTTTTCAAAAACTGGATACTGAAAGAAGAGGAATTATTAAAGAAATTGACTCTTTGAGGCAGAAAAAAAATATTACTTCTAGTGAAATTGGAAAAATGCAACAAACCCCATTTCCACCTACTGACAAGCAGATTGGAATCCAAACAATTGGGGGCCCTTCAAGAGACGAAATTAAAGGGCTAGAAAAGAAGCTTCAAGAACTAGAAGATGAATCAAGAAACTTTTTATTAAATATTCCTAATATTCCTCATGAGTCTGTCCCCATTGGTAAAGATGAAAACGACAATGTCGAGGTTCGACGATGGGGAACGCCGAAAGAATTTATCTTTAAGCCCAAAGCACATTGGGAAATTGGCGAAAAGCTTGATATCCTTGACTTCGAGCGGGGAGCAAAAATCGCGGGAGCAAGGTTTTGCTTATATAAGGGGGCTGGAGCGCAACTTGAGCGGGCCCTCATTAATTTCATGCTCGACCTTCACACCGGGGAGCATGGGTACCTTGAGGTTCTGACCCCCTTTATCGTTAATGAGAAAAGCATGACCGGGACCGGTCAGCTCCCTAAATTTGAAGAGGATCTGTTTGGTTTAAAAGATAAAGGTTTTTTTTTAATTCCGACGGCGGAAGTTCCGGTCACGAATATCCATCAGGGCGAAATTCTGGATGAAAAATGTCTGCCTGTTTCCTATGTCGCTTATTCTCCCTGTTTCCGGCGTGAAGCGGGGTCGTATGGAAAGGATACAAAAGGGTTAATTCGCCAGCATCAATTCAATAAAGTCGAGCTGGTCAAATTTGCGCATCCAGACGCGTCTTACCAGGAGTTAGAGCGATTACGATCTGACGCTGAAGCCATTTTACAGAAATTGAATCTTCCTTACCGTATCGTGATATTATGCACGGGAGATCTTGGATTTTCTTCAGCAAAGACGTATGATATTGAAGTATGGCTTCCCGGGCAAAACAAATACCGTGAAATTTCTTCCTGCAGTAATTTCGAAACTTTTCAGGCAAGAAGAGCGGATATCAAGTACCGGACGGCCGACAAGGCAAAGCCCGCATACCTTCATACCCTGAACGGCTCCGGGTTGGCGGTGGGCCGCACGTTAGTGGCTATTTTAGAAAACTATCAGCAACCCGATGGTTCGGTAGTGGTTCCTGAAGCGCTTCGCCCTTATATGCGGGGGTTGGAAAAAATAGGAAAAGCCTGATCTTCAGGTGAAGTTTTTTTAAAATAAAAAAAATAACAAATTCCACAAACCAGTGTGAAGGGAGAGGTGGCCGAGCGGCTTAAGGCAACGGTTTGCTAAACCGTCGTGGGGGGTAACCTCTACCCAGGGTTCAAATCCCTGCCTCTCCGTTCAGACTGGTTTGTGAAATTATTCCAAAACCCCCGGTCCGGGATATTATCGGGAGAGGTGGCCGAGTGGCTTAAGGCGGCGGTCTTGAAAACCGTTGTGGGGAAACTCACCGGGGGTTCGAATCCCTCCCTCTCCGTCAAAGCTTGCTCGCGAGCGATTCCACAGCGAGACTAATGTTATCTTTTGACTTGATCTAATTAGCTTGGAAGATCATTTTATGAAGCCACGAATTACAATGATTACCATTGGCGTAGACGATTTGGAAAAGTCGCTCAGGTTTTATCGTGACGGACTCGGTCTGCCGACAGAAGGTATTATTGGAACAGAATTTGACCATGGCGCGGTTGTGTTTTTCGATTTGCAGTCAGGATTAAAGTTGGCGATTTGGCCCCGAAGAGACATCGCGTATGACGCGAAGATTCTTCAAACCCCGTCAAGTCCCACAGAGCTCACCATC
This genomic interval carries:
- the erpA gene encoding iron-sulfur cluster insertion protein ErpA; the protein is MVTLTEKASEKVKELLAAEQKSGYGLRINVSGGGCSGFQYGMDFEEKANAGDQVIEAHGVKLFVDAQSVPFLEGVQVDYVDTVQGAGFAIQNPNAKSSCGCGKSFSS
- the serS gene encoding serine--tRNA ligase, whose translation is MIDIKILREQPEFVVERMKAREIQFDLAAFQKLDTERRGIIKEIDSLRQKKNITSSEIGKMQQTPFPPTDKQIGIQTIGGPSRDEIKGLEKKLQELEDESRNFLLNIPNIPHESVPIGKDENDNVEVRRWGTPKEFIFKPKAHWEIGEKLDILDFERGAKIAGARFCLYKGAGAQLERALINFMLDLHTGEHGYLEVLTPFIVNEKSMTGTGQLPKFEEDLFGLKDKGFFLIPTAEVPVTNIHQGEILDEKCLPVSYVAYSPCFRREAGSYGKDTKGLIRQHQFNKVELVKFAHPDASYQELERLRSDAEAILQKLNLPYRIVILCTGDLGFSSAKTYDIEVWLPGQNKYREISSCSNFETFQARRADIKYRTADKAKPAYLHTLNGSGLAVGRTLVAILENYQQPDGSVVVPEALRPYMRGLEKIGKA
- a CDS encoding VOC family protein, yielding MKPRITMITIGVDDLEKSLRFYRDGLGLPTEGIIGTEFDHGAVVFFDLQSGLKLAIWPRRDIAYDAKILQTPSSPTELTIGHNVNSKAEVDAVMEQAKKAGAKITKPAGNTFWGGYAGYFQDPDDHLWEVAWNPQMEIAE
- a CDS encoding aldehyde dehydrogenase family protein; amino-acid sequence: MKPKPFYSGGEWITSSQTIEVIDPYHRKSIASVSLASSDQVALAIDQTVSSFQKTKKLDSNVRSEILHQISDEIAHRKDEFAKTISLEAGKPITDARVEVDRAIFTFQTAAEEAKRIGGEVIPLDLLKGFEKRFGMTRRFPLGPILAITPFNFPLNLVAHKLAPVIAAGNSVLLKPADKTPLTSLLLADVISKTALPPGAINVVPCEVEDIQQAVLDDRIKMLTFTGSGKVGWALKEKSGKKKVVLELGGNAGVMVHHDADLDYAVSRCVAGGFSYAGQSCISVQRIYVHQKIYDLFLARMVEKVKALKTGDPSLETTQVGPLINHTALEKTGSWVKEAVKEGAQCLTGGKAEGTVFLPTVLTKTTPEMKVNCDEVFAPIVTVEPYQEVDQALIELNRSSFGLQAGLFTRNIDHIFKAFQELEVGGLLVNDVPTFRMDHMPYGGIKDSGLGREGLKYAIEEMTELKLLAFNFP